The Rattus rattus isolate New Zealand chromosome 13, Rrattus_CSIRO_v1, whole genome shotgun sequence nucleotide sequence GCAaggcttccttctgtctttcttttgctAAGACAGTGTCTCTTAGGCCGGCCTGCAACTGTGAACCCTCCTGTCACATCTGgctgtctttccttttttattattttctgtcttccgttctttcttcctctttcccttccatcATCCCTCCCTGTTTAGGGCTCAAAGAATAAATGACAGCAGTACTTGAGGGTCCTGGGCACCTATATCCTTCCACACCAGAGCCTCGGCTTATGGTAGGTTGAAGagctttaaatttcctttttcaggggttggggatttagctcagtggtacagcgcttgcctaggaagtgcaaggccctgggttcggtccccagctctgaaaaaaagaaccaaaaaaaaaaaaaatttcctttttcaGATGGCTCAGCAAGGGCCAGCTAGTTAGCTAGAGAGTACAACTTCTTCGAGTAAAAGCAAAATTTAGCCACCAAACATGGCACTCCAAagctgcaaccccagcactaagaggctgaggcaggagaatcagaaattcaaggttatccttaccTACACAGTAAACTCAAGGCCTGCCCGGGCTACCtgtgcctcaaacaaacaaaacaaagtatgaTCAAACCCAATGAAACACAGTAGGTACTCAGACATTGTATAAAATACCCAGGAGACGATACTGTACAAATGCACAGACACCAGCCATGGCTCTGTAAACAGCGAATGTGTTCATGTAGGAGTCTCTGCAGTCCCCCATGCTCTGGGGACACACCCTTGTCCACCCAAGGTCGGCTTTTCGAACTCTGATTCCAGCTGTGCTTGTGCAGGCTCAGCCCAACTGGCAGAGAGGCCCATAGCTGGCATGCCCTGCACACGTGCTGCCCCAATCCATGGTGTCCAGATGTGTGCACATTTCACACTTGTCCAGATTCAACCCACATGTCAGACATACAGCCACAGTCTAGAGACAAGCAAGAAAACATGCCTGGGGACCGTGCCTGTGTGTCACCCCAGTCTCAGGTCTGCAGGCTCCAGATGCCTTGGTGGCTTCAGGGTCAGATGGCAGAGTCCCAGGCGATGCAAAAgttgcaggtggctgtgagccaccacatgggtgctgggaactgaacctgtgtcaTCTGCAAGGGCACCTACCAGTCTTCGTCGCTGAGCTCTGAACCATTGAAATCTCTAGCCCTTCAGTTTCTCCCTCCAGCTTTGCTTTTTACAGGACGATCTAGGCTGCttatggtgatgcacacctgccTGCCCAGCACTCTAAAGGCTAGGGAAAAAGCATCTTCATGGCCAGGCTGGGCTGTGCAGCTTCTctccaagaaaagtaaaaggaatATGACAGGCAGATGGCTTCACACGATGAAGATGCCTGTCACCAAGCCCAGTGACCTAAGTTTGCTCtttggaacccacatggcaggaggagagaactgagtcccgcAAGTCATCCTCTGCCCTTGACACATGGACTAAAGCCTGTGCTGGTCCTTAGATGGATAGAGGGGGATGGGTGGGTCCATGATAGGGAGGTATttgatggacggatggatggatggatgaatagataataGGCACACAgacaagtggatggatggatggatggatggatagattataggcacacagacaaacgatggatggacagatggatggatggatgaatggatggtagacacacagacaaatgatggatggatggatagatgataggcacacagacaaatgatggatggatggatggatggatggatggtagacacacagacagattaATGATGGATGGATGCAAAGAGAATCGAGGAAGTCCATTTCGATGTGCAGGATCCATCTTTGACAACATCTGAATCTGCTCTCTCCCGAGTGAAGCCACATTTTGAACTACCTATGGAGAGTTACTTTGGGCAGGACACCTCTGCATTCTTCTAAGTACTTTGTTGGTGGTTGattttatttgtgtgcgtgtatgcagGTTGGTCCATGCCATAGTGACCaggcaggagtcagctctctttttctaccatgcaagccccagggatcaaaGTCACACttgcaggcttggtggcacggGCTTTTACCCATGGGGACATCTTTCCAGGCCTTTAGCTTGTGGTTTTTTAGAAACCAAAActgataaatacacacacacacacacacacacacacacacacacacacacacacacagagccacaaacTGAAAATATCACAAAGATCCATCAACAACAGGTGGACTGATAAAAGAGTCACACAAAAGGCAAATTTCCAGAATGTACTGGAAGGGTCCGGAATGTTCCAGGTGGACATGAGGTAGAAGAGCACAGTTCAGTGCCAGGAGTAGCTTAAGGGACAGCAATACAGCAAGGAAAAAGGAGTTGCCGCCAACCTTCATCCACACTAGACGCAGAGTGACACAGCCAGATGCCACTGGAATTGGAGGGCAGGCTGGAGCCTATTCGTGTGATATTGAGAAATAGCCCTTGCTGACCCATGAAGACAGGCTGGGCAAGGAGCTGCCTGGGGGTGAGGTTGGACTGTCAAGACCTCCAGGAATGTTCTAGAAGTGTAAGGGTGACATAGAAAACTCTGCTTATGAAACCTGATTTGCTGGGTTCTCACTGTGACTATGGGGCATGGAGTCAGTTCTGTTTCACAGAAGTCAATCCTTTGGCTGGGGTGACTATGAGGAGCCTAACATGCCCAAAGCCATCTCAACACCACAAGCAAGTAGTGCAGAATGCAAGCAGCTCTCTTCAGCATTATTTCtcgtgtgttcatgcatgtgttcACGAGGAATAGtcatgtgtgtggaggacagaggacattCTCGGGAGATGTCCACCTTGggcttttctattttttagacAGAGGATTCAGCTACTGACGAGAATGTAAATACACTCCCATCAGACTAAAATTCTGACCTTGAGTTCCAGAACATTTGAGAAGTATATTCTAATGGAAAATATAAATCCACAACATATACTGGTCAGGGACAAAGGCCATTCCAGGTGGGAGGAGATGCACAAGGGCAGGAGtctgaaagagttgaagagggAAGCCAGTGCTTTATTCAGGTCAGTGAATGGTGCCTTCCCTGCTTTAGTAAGAGTCGAATgtgttctagaatgttccagaacatTCAAACATTTTTTGGAACACTATAGAAAAGTCCAGAATGTTCCAATACATTCCAGGTGGACATGCTGCAGAAGGTCCTAATCGAGTGCCAAAAAGAGCTGGGgcggtggcggggggggggggcaacagGGGCCACCATGGGAAGCGGGAAGCGAGGCAAGGCGGAGCAAAGAGCGTGTCGACAAAGATGTATTGAGAATGGCTTCCTCAGTGTGTGGGACACAGCTGCGACCGAGACGCCCAGCGTGTTGCATCTGGCAGAGGGAccatttattaaaccaatcaTCACACAAGTGAACAAGCAACTACTTAATTGTCAACATGATAAAAACTAGAGCTGAGACATTGTGACATAGGTTGTGGGCCAGAGTTGGAACGCTTGGGATCTTCTTTCAGGCCAAAGAGTTGGTCAGGAGGGCAAAGGGAACAGCCTTCAAGGCACGGGGAACAGCCCTTATGGTGATGAAGCCTTTAGTGTGGGAATCTGGCCTTCGCTCTGAGTTCCCTCCAGGAGGCCAGGAATTTCTGTCTTTCCCTCAAACGGTCCAGAGTGTGTGCGTTGTCTGCTGTACAACTGAGTCTGGATCCCTGTGTTCCTAGCCCTGGTGGCAGAGCTACTGTGGGCTGTTGTCACCAGGGAACTAGGATATGGGTTCCCATGACAACCCTCTGCTCCTGCAGATTGCCACGAAGCCAGCCAGACATCTATAACCACCTGATCTGTATGCCACACCAGATGATCACAAACAGAACCTTGGGGacaagtgaggaaactgaggcttcaaGAACTCTATCAAGATTGGCTGtcagcgggttggggatttggctcagtggtagagcgcttgcctaggaagcgcaaggtcctgggttcggtccccagccccgaaaaaaagaaaaaagaaaaaaaaaaagattggctgTCAGCTATGTGGTCAAAGAGGATTCTCTCTCCTGACATTCTGGTAGAAACCAGCAGCTAGTAACTGGCAGAGCAGCCTTGAGTTCCTCATGGGACACTCGAGTGTTTCCCAGGCTATCCCGGATGTCCATGAGGTGTTGCAAATCCTGCAATCTGAGTGGATCATGCTGAGAAGGCAGGAAAGCCACAGTCAGAGCCAAAATGGCTTCTTACGGCAACAACAGAGAGACTCAAGTAAGGTTCAAGTTGGATCAAAGGGGATGAACTCTGTTGTGAGAGACCTGTCTAGCACGCCTGTGAAAGCCCAGGACTCTGTCCCTAGCGCTGTACAAACTATGCATGGTGATCGAACCATATCTTccattctagcacttgggaggtagaggcaggagggttgagttccaggccagccttgaagagaggggagggagggagggagggagagagggagggagactgacTGAGatttctgtgatcctgtgaccAGATTACAGCAAGCAAGGGTTGGTCTAATCTCCCAGACTAGATTGTGGGGGCCTTGATGATACAGTTGTACTTGGGAGTGCTCTATgacaacagaaaccaggagaCATCCGTGTTGGTAATCAAACTAGTTCTTGACCAGATAGGACTTGGGGGGGGAGCTGGAGAGGGCCAGAATGTAAGAGCAAGAGGATCTAGGGCTGTCATGGAAACCAAGGAGGCTCAGGGGGTGAGGGGACACTCATGGGGTTAGAATAAGGTAGTGGCCTGGGAAGAATGAAGGCTACTTAGAGGTCCCCAGATGTGAGGACTGTAACTGGGCTAactggttagtgtgtgtgtggtggtggtggggtttgtCATTGTCTCCCAGTGCCAGGGAGAGTGACAGGGTGTTCAGACTGCCACGAGAGTGCCCCAGCAGTGAGGGTCTCTGCAGCCTGTGCACAGAATTCATGCTACTGAGGAAACACTCCAGAAATCATTGCAAGAGGGACTAATGGCACACCTCCGTTACCTCACCAGCTTGGCCTACATAACCAAAATATAAAGTCAGCACAATAAAGGTAGATGTGGCTCAATGGCTGAAAGACAgcttagaatcccccagtgaggggctgggggagtggcACAggggtggagcccctgcctagactcccccagtgaggagctgggggtaTGGCTCAGGGGTGGAGCCCCTGCTTAGtctcccccagtgaggggctgggggcgtggctcatgCCTAGGATCTCCTTCCTCCACCAGGGGCCCTAAGTCTGTCTGCAGTGGGTCAGAGCTCTGCCCCTAAGAGAAAGAAGGGACGTCAGATAAACACAAAATCATCATCAGACTTCTTCAAGGGATTACACACTGATTTTGCAGGAGGGACATCAGGTCCAGGAAGGGGCACAAACTCACTCAGGCTACAGGTGGGACAGGCTTGtgtccttcttcctctttaaGAACTTCCCAGGGTTCTCCTGGATTGAAAGAACCCAACCCACTCAGCCCACCCTAGGGCAGGCGCAGACTGAAGCAGGCTCGGCCAACCTATCTTTATTCGATTTATTTAAAGGTTCATGTCTCCTTATCCCCCTCTCGGGATGGAGTTCCCACCATCTGCCTTGGGTTTccagagataaagagaaagaacctTAGCAGAGGGGAACCCCTAAGACCTCAGGCCCACAGtgaggacacagaggaagaaaaagaaagcaacacgGATGAAGTTCCATAGTTAGAACATGTGAACCAGCCCTGGGAAAGCAAGACGGGGCGGGGAGGCCAGATCCCCTTCTCCCTGCCACTTAGGTCCGTTTGTCTCAAGGGAACCGAGGGATGTGCTAGCAAGAGAGGGAGGTAAGACTCCACCCTGACCTTGGACTTTAGGGTACAGAGTAAGTGAACGTGGCGAGGCCCCTGTACTTGGAAAAAGACCAGATTACAGCGTGGTCAAATCAAGCTTCAACTTGTATGGCGGGGGGCTGTCCTCATAAGCAGGTGGCAGGGGCGGGTACAAGGGCCAGTTGGACTCCACCAGGAGGCCTTTGTACTGTTCTGCAGTTAGAGGCTGTAGGGATTGAGGCAAAAGGACCTTGTCTGGCTTCCCAGGGCGAGCGGGACTTCCCAGCATGCAGCCCTGGGCCTTCCACCCACCCTGAGCCCTAGCCACCATGACTGTTACTCACCTGGAACTTGAGGTGCTGGCCTGGTGTGGTGACCAGAGTGCAGCAACTCAGCCACAGGATGATCAGGACGGAGAGGAAGAGGCAACAGAACAGGACCCATCGAGGTAGCCCGGAACGCCTGTCCAAGGATAGGCCTCACTTAGCTGTCTGAGCCTCACACCTCggtgcccagcccagcccagcccactggCACCTACCGGGACATGCAACTGAGGAAGTCACTCTCCTGTTGGTCCTCAGACTCCACCTTGGCTTTGCTGGTCTTCAGGTGGGGCTTCGCCCTCCTCACTTTCTCCAAGGGGCCCATAGGGTCTGAAAGGTAGGGACATTTCAGTCCCAGTCTCAGCCAGAAAGCCAGCATGGTAAGGAGTGGGAAATGGACACCAAGACTTGGGCTGGAGGATGTGTAAGGCTGCAGCAGAGATGCAAGGGATCCTGGGATATGACCCATAGAATGTGGAGGCAAACCACTGAACCCTGGGAGACTGCAGATCCCGTGACACTGATCATGGATATGTTGCAATCTTACCCATGTGCACCTCTAGGGCCTTGGGGTGGGACCCCCTCCAGGTCACCTCCACCCGCTGCAGACGGCTCCCTTGGAATGCAAAGTTCTCAACCACAGGCTGGGTCTGAGCAGGAAACAAAATGTCACAGACATACACTCTGAGCCCCGGTAGGCTCATCTCAGATGCAAGGGAGCTAGAGTTCCTAGTCCAAATGGTGTCCAGTTCTCCTAGGAGTCAATCAGGAGaacaccatcccatgggctgttTCTAttagcctttttttaaaaaaaaaaaaaaattttatctacactatcttcagacacaccagaagagggtattagatcccattacagatggttgtgagccactatgtggttgctgggacttgaactcaggacctatggaagagcagtcagtgctcttaaccgctgagccatctctccagccctatccatTAGCCTTAACCCTTCTAATAATCCCTAGGAACAGGAAGATGtccaggccaaggacacagaatTACTGTGATTGACTAACATGGTCATGTGACCCAACCAGTGCCAATGAGAGTAAACCCCTTTCCAGGTAAAGCACTAAATGGAGGGCAGGTAATATGGCTCAGTGAAGTAAGGTAATGGCTGCCAAGCCTCATGAACTGAGTTCAGGCACAGCAGGGGTGGGGCTACATGGATGTCAAGAACAGAGTTCCTGAACGTAACGCTGCCTCAAGTTCTCTTGTGAGGACCTCATATGCCATGAGGGGACCACAGGATGCCACTCCAGTTCATTGTCAttccaaccccccaccccacccccatcacctgGAACACCACCACCTTCCGGTTGTCTGTCTGAAGGGAGTATGTCCAGGTGGAGGATATGAAGTCCTGGGCAGAACTCATAAGGTCACTGCAGAGCATGGTGAACAGGTGCCGCAGGGAGAGGCTCCCACTAGGTGGGTCCAAAGCCAATTcctgggaggaaggggaagcccaagACAGAACTGTCAACGAATTCAAGCTGGGAGACTGGGCTGTAGTGACTTAGACAACTAGTTTGGGATAACCAGAGTGTTCAGTATCCAACATGGACCACCCTGCCCTGCCACAGATTAGCTGTGCTCACACCGCTTTCAGGGGAAGAAGCTTGGTTTTGAGATGGAGATTTGTAGGTTAGGGGTTCACCTTCTGCTCCAGCTGGGTCTCAGGTTCAGGGATCTGGCCCCAGCACCCTTCACTGCAGGCCTGCTGCTCCTTTGCCTTCACGTAAGCCTCGGTGCAGGCTGTGGGCCACACGATGGAGTCACTGGGAGCCGATTCCCAGGATACCTCAGGGCAGCCCCAAGGCTCACCCAGCCCTAGAGGACTCACCTGCTTCACATTCTGTCTCTGTGGCATTGGGCCTAGAGCTCCTGGCCACAAAGCGGCAGATGGAGAAAAGCCGACAGCCCCGCTCACAAGCGTTGATCAGGACGGCCTTGTTATTCGGGGACTCAGAGGGGCCCTCTGGCTCAGGCTGGGAAGGGAGATAGAGACTCAAGCAAAGGGACTCGGGGAAGAAGGCTAGGGTCCCCCTAAGAATCCATGAGACTGAAGTGAGGTTTCAGAAGGCCCAGGATCAtcattggggtgggggtgggggtgggggtgggtgttgcCCTCggagaaacagaaagcagcttCGGAGCAGGCTGGATAGTGAAGGTCCTGGCTGGAGGAATGGACTGCACAAGTCTCAGGATGGCGGCGGCAGAGGGCttctcagagagcagagagcttgTACTTGAGGGACAGAGTGGCGCAGAGCTGGCTCCGGGAAGGCAGTGAGCAatgtgggaagaggaaagagcCTCCCCCATAGGGGAAGCAGGGACAGGCACCCAATCATCCTTGTACTGCGGGTGGGGTGAGCTCCAGGACCTCTCAAGCACAGGTCCCAGCCATCCTGTGGTATGTCCCCACTTACAGTGTTCACCCCAGGTGCCAATTCATCCCTTCCTGGGTACCAATTAATCACTTCCTGGAAGGAAGGGCAGTTCTGAGAGACCCCTCTCCTCCAAGCCACCCTCCTTGCAggcccctcagctcctcccactcctGAAGATCCTCTACCACCGTgtctccccacttcttctagGGACACTGGCTCCCGCATCTCTCTAGAGACTCTCAGAATCCCGCATGCCTCTGCCAACCTAAGGGACCCCACATCAGCTCGTCCTGGCAAGGACCTCCTCTCCCCCATCCGAGGTTCCCCCATCCAGGCCCCTTCCGAGGATCCGTCTCCAGCAATACCAAATCAGGGACtcgcatcccctcccccacctgagGGTCCTGCCTCAGGTCCCTTCCCTTTTCCAGTGACTGAATTCCTGAGAACCCATCTGTTACCTGCGCAGGGGGCAAGCCAGGGTGACGCTGCCGACACCGCTGCTGGCACCTCTGAGTGTCCCCGAGCTGCGGAGAGAAGGGGTCGCGCGCTGGGGTTGGGGTGACCGGTGacgccaacaacaacaacagcggCAACGCTACCGCAGCCATGGCTGAGCGTGCGCAGCGCGGGATCCGGGTGCGGGTGTCAGGCTGCGGGACCGGGTGTTGACGTCACTGAGCGAGGCAgcctgggaagggggaggggggctgcgGCGAGCGGGGCGGGCAGGTGAATCTCTACCTGGGTCAGGGACACCACATCGTCTTGATGCTTATGGCCCGGCACCCCTGCCCGTATTTGAATCAGCGGGCCGGGGATGCCTAAGAGGACCTGACTAGATAGGGTGATAGGCCTATCTCAGGCCACTCAGGGATGGAGGCCAAGAGCAACTGGGGCCAGGAACATCCAGGATCCTTagttaaggaattaaaaaaagggaggaggcagagcaagGAAAAGGAATATGGACAGGGTGatgaaagaggggagagagaaggaaaccaAGAGGATGAAGAGATTGACGGCCTGAAAGGATAGAGGGGGAGGTAGGAAgatagtgggggtggggaggtaagaatgagaagaggaagagaacggaaagtgggggaggggaagaggtaaaaatggaaagaaggaagacagggaggaggagaaataaggGGTGTTTGAgtaccaggaggaggaggaggacaaagacttgggagtgaagagagaggaagtggaagaagggaggccaggagagagtaGGACCATAGAGCTGGAACCAGAGTGGATTTGGAGCATCTCAGGGCTCAAAACCAGCCGACCACCAGCCACAGTCAGCCTGCTTCTGGGACACTAGGATTCTAGGGGAGGTACTCTAGGGGCCGCTGCCTCCTCCAGGAGGTCCTTCAGGGCGCAACGCTTAAGGTGCGCCCGCCATTTCGGTGCAGAAACAGACCTGAGGGAACCTAGTGTCTCCCAGGGACTCGGAGGCCCCCatcactctaacaaggccactgAGCCGCTCACTTTTCCCATCTGGTGGGAAAACTTGAGGCAAACAAGGACACTGTGGCTTCCGTCCTGGGTTCAGAggtcttcccagtttcctccgTCCGGGCGCCAGGGCGGGGGCTCTGAGCCCCAGTGGCCTGCTTGGCACAGGTGCCTGCGCCCCGCGCGCCCTGTTGCTCCGCCCCAGCAGACGAGGAGGCCGCTCGCAGGGTCGTCGGGTCACTGGGAGCCGCAGGTTCCGGCCGGGAGGAGGGGCTGGTGCGCCCGGGTCCCCGCCGGCCGCTCGCTTTCATCTCAGCGGCCCGGGCCGGCCCCCACGTGGCTTAATCAGGCGCGGCTGTGCCTGGCGGACCTGAACATCTGGATCCCGGCGcggcccctcccccgcccctcccgGGCTGGGCCTCTCTTCCACCAGCGCACCCCGGGCACCGTCCCTGTGGGATGGGACCCCGACTGTTTCCCCAAGTCGGACGCTTAGGCGTATGCTCATCAACCCAACACGcggaaaggctgaggcaggaggatcgccgGGAGGTCACGATCAATCTGGGCTAAGAGTTCTAAGTCAGCCTGGCCCatagagtgagaccctggctcaataAACCAAACACAAAGTCTGTTTCCCCAATTTACAGGTGGGAAACCTGGCATCCGGACGCCTGGGCAGAGCCGGAATTCAAGTTCACACTTGTCATTTGCAGAGTCCCGGGCACTTAACCCTTCCGCAATTACGGTCCTTCATTCAATTTCAAACAAACACTCCTTTCAACAAAGATTTTCTTGCCATGACTTCTCTGACAAAAAACATATAGGGTAGGGCTGTCCCCCTTCCAAATTAGGTCATAGGAACCCGGAATGGCACAGGGGATGGGCCTAGGTGACAGAGTACAGGAGAGCTAGCAGAGGCTGCCAAGCTGGGGAGGATGGGGGCTGAAGACATGGGCGGGCCTGACAGTCTCAATAgtgaaggctgagacagg carries:
- the Tmem59l gene encoding transmembrane protein 59-like isoform X1, which produces MREPVSLEEVGRHGGRGSSGVGGAEGPARRVAWRRGVSQNCPSFQEVINWYPGRDELAPGVNTPEPEGPSESPNNKAVLINACERGCRLFSICRFVARSSRPNATETECEAACTEAYVKAKEQQACSEGCWGQIPEPETQLEQKELALDPPSGSLSLRHLFTMLCSDLMSSAQDFISSTWTYSLQTDNRKVVVFQTQPVVENFAFQGSRLQRVEVTWRGSHPKALEVHMDPMGPLEKVRRAKPHLKTSKAKVESEDQQESDFLSCMSRRSGLPRWVLFCCLFLSVLIILWLSCCTLVTTPGQHLKFQPLTAEQYKGLLVESNWPLYPPLPPAYEDSPPPYKLKLDLTTL
- the Tmem59l gene encoding transmembrane protein 59-like isoform X2: MAAVALPLLLLLASPVTPTPARDPFSPQLGDTQRCQQRCRQRHPGLPPAQPEPEGPSESPNNKAVLINACERGCRLFSICRFVARSSRPNATETECEAACTEAYVKAKEQQACSEGCWGQIPEPETQLEQKELALDPPSGSLSLRHLFTMLCSDLMSSAQDFISSTWTYSLQTDNRKVVVFQTQPVVENFAFQGSRLQRVEVTWRGSHPKALEVHMDPMGPLEKVRRAKPHLKTSKAKVESEDQQESDFLSCMSRRSGLPRWVLFCCLFLSVLIILWLSCCTLVTTPGQHLKFQPLTAEQYKGLLVESNWPLYPPLPPAYEDSPPPYKLKLDLTTL